In the Oryza glaberrima chromosome 6, OglaRS2, whole genome shotgun sequence genome, one interval contains:
- the LOC127777841 gene encoding xyloglucan O-acetyltransferase 1-like, whose amino-acid sequence MGAYQPLQHHHGGAGAGYFLPRTAVTWLAAACLSLALLHLLCCSPPGGHQAVFSPLLQYFNGNGTYSSNISSSGVEERSSSAASCDYSVGRWVRAPGHARRYNGTACNVKPEQDCVGNGRPETGYLDWRWQPASCELPAFDAAAFLAAARGRHVAFVGDSMARNQAESLHCLLAAAFPHELVAQDAERYKRQFTRWSFPSHGVTLSTYWAPFLVRSGGKPFNYTMPYNLVYLDELGNRWDADAGTMDVVVLTAGHWFWNPAVYHRRGEVVGVHAHPELNATEIGFTSPYREAFRRALERLGSDGRRRTVVLGTFAPPHFDGKPIFDPTACTRTEPYRDGEKEVGSIEREMRSIVFEEAAAAAAAAATMRVEVEDVTRLATMRPDGHPGVYMHRDPFAGGGARPERMQTDCLHSCLPGPVDTFNEILLQILSRQR is encoded by the exons ATGGGAGCTTACCAGCCGCTGCAGCATCaccatggcggcgccggcgccggctacTTCCTGCCAAGAACCGCCGTGAcatggctcgccgccgcctgcctctcccttgccctcctccacctcctctgctGCTCCCCTCCCGGCGGCCACCAAGCCGTCTTCTCCCCTCTGCTCCAGTATTTCAATGGCAATGGCACTTACTCCTCCAACATCTCGTCTTCTGG GGTGGAGGAGAGGTCGTCGTCGGCAGCGTCGTGCGACTACTCGGTGGGGAGGTGGGTGCGGGCGCCGGGGCACGCGCGGCGGTACAACGGCACGGCGTGCAACGTCAAGCCGGAGCAGGACTGCGTCGGCAACGGGCGCCCCGAGACGGGGTACCTGGACTGGCGGTGGCAGCCGGCGTCGTGCGAGCTCCCGGCGTTCGACGCGGCGGcgttcctcgccgcggcgcgcgggagGCACGTCGCGTTCGTGGGCGACTCGATGGCGCGCAACCAGGCGGAGTCCCTCCactgcctcctcgccgccgcgttcccGCACGAGCTCGTGGCCCAGGACGCCGAGCGCTACAAGCGGCAGTTCACGCGGTGGTCGTTCCCGTCGCACGGCGTGACGCTGTCCACCTACTGGGCGCCGTTCCTCGTCAGGTCCGGCGGCAAGCCGTTCAACTACACCATGCCCTACAACCTCGTCTACCTCGACGAGCTCGGCAACCGGTGGGACGCCGACGCCGGGACGATGGACGTGGTGGTCCTCACCGCCGGCCACTGGTTCTGGAACCCGGCCGTGTACCACAggcgcggcgaggtggtcgGCGTGCACGCGCACCCGGAGCTCAACGCGACCGAGATCGGCTTCACCTCGCCGTACCGGGAGGCGTTCCGGAGGGCCCTGGAGCGGCTGGGCtccgacgggcggcggcggaccgtgGTGCTGGGCacgttcgcgccgccgcactTCGACGGGAAGCCGATCTTTGACCCGACGGCGTGCACGAGGACGGAGCCGTACAGGGACGGGGAGAAGGAGGTGGGGAGCATCGAGAGGGAGATGAGGAGCATCGTGttcgaggaggcggccgccgcggcggcggcggcggcgacgatgagggtggaggtggaggacgtGACGAGGCTGGCGACGATGCGGCCGGACGGGCACCCGGGGGTGTACATGCACCGCGAcccgttcgccggcggcggcgcgcggccggagcggaTGCAGACGGACTGCCTCCACTCCTGCCTCCCTGGCCCGGTCGACACGTTCAATGAGATCTTGTTGCAGATTCTGAGCAGGCAGCGGTGA
- the LOC127777672 gene encoding xyloglucan O-acetyltransferase 1-like: MAAAEVEHSGSSLPKKLVTFALCAIFTLSLIYFSSPPLIISSTTNLLSQFQTRARARTTDLSTHLPGVAVWKQCDYSDGKWVWDGDHGGAAAAGGARYDSENCDMKMTYKCVINGKPDGGYLHWRWQPASCNLPALDPAAFLRLLRGKRLAFVGDSTARNQAEALVCHLATAARPVTVRRDEERLGRKFWRWAFPSPHDVNVSTYWSPFLVRSEGHSEDYGMAHEVVVLDALTEPWASDLAAMDVMVISAGHWFPHSAVYYDDGEIVGVHGRPDMNRTEMSAPSVYRKVLRRTLEHVINAAMADKLELVVVETIAPAHFDGRYSWNHRDACSRQRPYDGDVDGEAKVGDTEAELRKAVLEEVAAAAAAARRRRPGLRFEVLDVTRLAAMRPDAHPGVYIYKNAYGGGPVPETAASDCLHWCAPGPVDTFNDILMQMIAGG; this comes from the exons ATGGCAGCTGCAGAAGTAGAACACAGCGGCAGCTCCCTCCCCAAGAAGCTCGTCACTTTTGCTCTCTGCGCCATCTTCACCTTGTCCCTCATCtacttctcctcccctcctctcatcatctcctccaccaccaaTCTTCTCTCCCAATTCCAAACACGCGCACGAGCTAGAACCACCGATCTTTCTACTCATCTCCCAG GGGTAGCTGTTTGGAAGCAATGCGACTACAGTGATGGGAAGTGGGTGTGGGACGGCgaccatggcggcgccgccgccgccggcggtgcgaGGTACGACAGCGAGAACTGCGACATGAAGATGACGTACAAGTGCGTCATCAACGGCAAGCCGGACGGCGGCTACCTTCACTGGCGGTGGCAGCCGGCGTCGTGCAACCTCCCGGCGCTCGACCCGGCGGCGTTCCTGCGGCTCCTCCGGGGCAAGCGGCTGGCGTTCGTCGGCGACTCGACGGCGCGGAACCAGGCGGAGGCCCTCGTGTGCCACctcgccacggcggcgcggccggtgaCGGTGCGGCGCGACGAGGAGCGGCTGGGGCGCAAGTTCTGGCGGTGGGCGTTCCCGTCGCCGCACGACGTGAACGTGTCCACGTACTGGTCGCCGTTCCTGGTGCGGTCGGAGGGGCACTCGGAGGACTACGGCATGGCGCACGAGGTCGTCGTCCTCGACGCGCTCACCGAGCCGTGGGCGTccgacctcgccgccatggACGTGATGGTGATCTCCGCGGGGCACTGGTTCCCCCACAGCGCCGTCTActacgacgacggcgagatcgTCGGCGTGCACGGCCGGCCGGACATGAACCGCACCGAGATGAGCGCCCCGTCCGTGTACCGCAAGGTGTTGCGGCGGACGCTGGAGCACGTGATCAACGCCGCCATGGCGGAcaagctcgagctcgtcgtGGTGGAGACGATCGCGCCGGCGCACTTCGACGGCAGGTACAGCTGGAACCACCGCGACGCGTGCTCGCGCCAGAGGCCGtacgacggcgacgtcgacggggAGGCGAAGGTGGGGGACACCGAGGCCGAGCTAAGGAAGGCCGtgctggaggaggtggcggcggcggccgcggcggcgaggcggcgccgcccgggGCTGCGGTTCGAGGTGCTCGACGTGACGAGGCTGGCCGCCATGCGGCCCGACGCGCACCCGGGCGTGTACATCTACAAGAACGCCTACGGCGGCGGCCCGgtgccggagacggcggcgagcgactGCCTGCACTGGTGCGCGCCGGGGCCGGTCGACACGTTCAACGACATCCTGATGCAGATGATCGCCGGCGGCtag
- the LOC127775770 gene encoding xyloglucan O-acetyltransferase 3-like isoform X2: MKKAAAGGMAPLPPSSSPPSCKAGGGGGSPRWSLLHGGGGEWGVVVRRNVVKSSLLLLLVFSTFFVFSVLRSSQTSLVPPPPAAAAGPGEPALAQSGHDVAGDDGGEHVAVAVNNVAAETQSTPDDISLPSTNSSAAAVPTTTNKAEQQQTGANMEEKCDMSMGKWVREPKGPVYTNTTCPTLPDFKNCQKHGKDPGHLYWRWQPHGCDLPRFSPDRFLAAVRGKRLAFIGDSLARNQMDSLLCLLSQAETPTEVYRDAHDKFQTWRFAAHEFTLMVMWTEFYVHAEPVVGADGKPTPSFDIHLDRLSANWTRRLPELDYAVISGGNWFNRPNYLWEGGRRVGCVKCGGAANLTDVGVPYAVRRVVRAAVEGIARCTGCKAGLVAFLRTFSPDHFEHGAWFSGGYCNRTRPLEEDEVSPDSAAWELRRVQREEVMRVKETAAAAAAASGNARRFEVLDVTKAMMLRADGHPGAAIDKRWQKNIVSDCLHWCMPGPIDMWNEMLLQRLTEISTLDQDASIFEAP, encoded by the exons ATGAAgaaggcggccgccggcggcatgGCGCCTCTTcctccgtcgtcgtctcctccgtcGTGCAaagccggcggtggtggtggcagcccGAGGTGGTCGTTgcttcacggcggcggcggcgagtggggcGTCGTGGTGCGGCGGAACGTCGTCAagtcgtcgctgctgctgctgctcgtgttCTCCAccttcttcgtcttctccgtcTTGCGCTCGTCGCAGACGAGCTtagtcccgccgccgccggcggctgctgccGGCCCCGGCGAGCCGGCGCTGGCGCAGAGTGGTCACGACGTTGccggcgatgatggcggcgaACATGTCGCCGTCGCAGTCAACAATGTGGCAGCTGAGACGCAGAGCACGCCGGATGACATCTCGCTGCCGTCGACGAACTCATCGGCTGCAGCTGTTccaacaacaacaaacaaagCTGAACAACAACAAACAG GAGCGAACATGGAGGAGAAATGCGACATGTCGATGGGGAAGTGGGTGAGGGAGCCCAAGGGCCCGGTGTACACCAACACGACGTGCCCGACGCTGCCGGACTTCAAGAACTGCCAGAAGCACGGCAAGGATCCCGGCCACCTCTACTGGCGGTGGCAGCCCCACGGCTGCGACCTCCCGCGCTTCTCGCCGGaccgcttcctcgccgccgtccgtggCAAGCGCCTCGCCTTCATCGGCGACTCGCTGGCTCGCAACCAGATGGACTCCCTTCTCTGCCTCCTCTCTCAG GCCGAGACGCCGACGGAGGTGTACCGCGACGCGCACGACAAGTTCCAGACGTGGCGGTTCGCGGCGCACGAGTTCACGCTGATGGTGATGTGGACGGAGTTCTACGTGCACGCGGAGCCGGTGGTGGGCGCCGACGGCAAGCCGACGCCGTCGTTCGACATCCACCTCGACAGGCTGAGCGCCAACTGGACGCGCCGCCTGCCGGAGCTCGACTACGCggtcatctccggcggcaacTGGTTCAACCGCCCCAACTACCTCTGGGagggcggccgccgcgtcggctgCGTCaagtgcggcggcgccgccaaccTCACCGACGTTGGCGTCCCCTACGCCGTCCGCCGCGTGGTGCGCGCCGCTGTCGAGGGCATCGCGCGGTGCACCGGCTGCAAGGCCGGCCTCGTCGCGTTCCTCCGGACCTTCTCGCCGGACCACTTCGAGCACGGCGCGTGGTTCAGCGGCGGCTACTGCAACCGCACGCGGCCgctggaggaggacgaggtgAGCCCGGACAGCGCCGCGTGGGAGCTGAGGAGGGTGCAGCGAGAGGAGGTGATGCGGgtgaaggagacggcggcggcggcggccgcggcgagcgggAACGCGAGGAGGTTCGAGGTGCTCGACGTGACGAAGGCCATGATGCTGCGCGCCGACGGCCACCCCGGCGCGGCCATCGACAAGAGGTGGCAGAAGAACATCGTCAGCGACTGCCTCCACTGGTGCATGCCGGGCCCCATCGACATGTGGAACGAGATGCTGCTCCAGAGGCTCACCGAGATCTCCACGCTGGACCAGGATGCTTCCATCTTTGAGGCACCTTAa
- the LOC127775770 gene encoding xyloglucan O-acetyltransferase 3-like isoform X1, whose product MKKAAAGGMAPLPPSSSPPSCKAGGGGGSPRWSLLHGGGGEWGVVVRRNVVKSSLLLLLVFSTFFVFSVLRSSQTSLVPPPPAAAAGPGEPALAQSGHDVAGDDGGEHVAVAVNNVAAETQSTPDDISLPSTNSSAAAVPTTTNKAEQQQTGDPGANMEEKCDMSMGKWVREPKGPVYTNTTCPTLPDFKNCQKHGKDPGHLYWRWQPHGCDLPRFSPDRFLAAVRGKRLAFIGDSLARNQMDSLLCLLSQAETPTEVYRDAHDKFQTWRFAAHEFTLMVMWTEFYVHAEPVVGADGKPTPSFDIHLDRLSANWTRRLPELDYAVISGGNWFNRPNYLWEGGRRVGCVKCGGAANLTDVGVPYAVRRVVRAAVEGIARCTGCKAGLVAFLRTFSPDHFEHGAWFSGGYCNRTRPLEEDEVSPDSAAWELRRVQREEVMRVKETAAAAAAASGNARRFEVLDVTKAMMLRADGHPGAAIDKRWQKNIVSDCLHWCMPGPIDMWNEMLLQRLTEISTLDQDASIFEAP is encoded by the exons ATGAAgaaggcggccgccggcggcatgGCGCCTCTTcctccgtcgtcgtctcctccgtcGTGCAaagccggcggtggtggtggcagcccGAGGTGGTCGTTgcttcacggcggcggcggcgagtggggcGTCGTGGTGCGGCGGAACGTCGTCAagtcgtcgctgctgctgctgctcgtgttCTCCAccttcttcgtcttctccgtcTTGCGCTCGTCGCAGACGAGCTtagtcccgccgccgccggcggctgctgccGGCCCCGGCGAGCCGGCGCTGGCGCAGAGTGGTCACGACGTTGccggcgatgatggcggcgaACATGTCGCCGTCGCAGTCAACAATGTGGCAGCTGAGACGCAGAGCACGCCGGATGACATCTCGCTGCCGTCGACGAACTCATCGGCTGCAGCTGTTccaacaacaacaaacaaagCTGAACAACAACAAACAGGTGATCCTG GAGCGAACATGGAGGAGAAATGCGACATGTCGATGGGGAAGTGGGTGAGGGAGCCCAAGGGCCCGGTGTACACCAACACGACGTGCCCGACGCTGCCGGACTTCAAGAACTGCCAGAAGCACGGCAAGGATCCCGGCCACCTCTACTGGCGGTGGCAGCCCCACGGCTGCGACCTCCCGCGCTTCTCGCCGGaccgcttcctcgccgccgtccgtggCAAGCGCCTCGCCTTCATCGGCGACTCGCTGGCTCGCAACCAGATGGACTCCCTTCTCTGCCTCCTCTCTCAG GCCGAGACGCCGACGGAGGTGTACCGCGACGCGCACGACAAGTTCCAGACGTGGCGGTTCGCGGCGCACGAGTTCACGCTGATGGTGATGTGGACGGAGTTCTACGTGCACGCGGAGCCGGTGGTGGGCGCCGACGGCAAGCCGACGCCGTCGTTCGACATCCACCTCGACAGGCTGAGCGCCAACTGGACGCGCCGCCTGCCGGAGCTCGACTACGCggtcatctccggcggcaacTGGTTCAACCGCCCCAACTACCTCTGGGagggcggccgccgcgtcggctgCGTCaagtgcggcggcgccgccaaccTCACCGACGTTGGCGTCCCCTACGCCGTCCGCCGCGTGGTGCGCGCCGCTGTCGAGGGCATCGCGCGGTGCACCGGCTGCAAGGCCGGCCTCGTCGCGTTCCTCCGGACCTTCTCGCCGGACCACTTCGAGCACGGCGCGTGGTTCAGCGGCGGCTACTGCAACCGCACGCGGCCgctggaggaggacgaggtgAGCCCGGACAGCGCCGCGTGGGAGCTGAGGAGGGTGCAGCGAGAGGAGGTGATGCGGgtgaaggagacggcggcggcggcggccgcggcgagcgggAACGCGAGGAGGTTCGAGGTGCTCGACGTGACGAAGGCCATGATGCTGCGCGCCGACGGCCACCCCGGCGCGGCCATCGACAAGAGGTGGCAGAAGAACATCGTCAGCGACTGCCTCCACTGGTGCATGCCGGGCCCCATCGACATGTGGAACGAGATGCTGCTCCAGAGGCTCACCGAGATCTCCACGCTGGACCAGGATGCTTCCATCTTTGAGGCACCTTAa